One genomic segment of Heptranchias perlo isolate sHepPer1 chromosome 3, sHepPer1.hap1, whole genome shotgun sequence includes these proteins:
- the LOC137315298 gene encoding Golgi-resident adenosine 3',5'-bisphosphate 3'-phosphatase-like: protein MAPMGIRLSPLGVAVFALLAVGVLYHFYSGFLAGRIAIFRKLPGTDRIDLTELLALSVEAAVRGGEEVKRVMEGGELNGKSKGKTKEGVDEMLTTGDLLSHQKMYHLIKNTFPTIQVISEERDVGATPEIASWDHAIPKEILDTTTTTQEVSSDSITVWIDPLDATQEYTEKLLHYVTTMVCVAVNGKPVIGVIHKPFADFTAWAMVHGGSNVSMRKSYNEKNLKIIISRSHTGTGKAFAQKAFGNDSDIREAGGAGYKVLSLLDIPDDKQPDHADVYLHVTNIKKWDICAGNALLEALGGQMTTLQGKAIDYTDTELNEGGIVASIGVAHKMLLEKLPDLKSFKA, encoded by the exons ATGGCTCCCATGGGTATACGCCTGTCGCCGCTCGGTGTAGCCGTGTTTGCCTTGCTGGCTGTCGGAGTCCTCTATCATTTCTATTCGGGTTTTCTGGCCGGTAGGATCGCCATCTTCAGAAAACTGCCCGGGACGGATAGGATCGACCTGACAGAACTGCTGGCGTTATCGGTCGAAGCTGCCgtacggggaggggaggaggtgaagcGAGTGATGGAAGGGGGAGAGCTCAACGGGAAAAGCAAAGGGAAAACCAAGGAAGGGGTAGATGAGATGCTCACCACTGGAGACTTGCTGTCACATCAGAAGATGTATCATTTAATTAAAAATACATTCCCAACCATACAG GTAATCTCCGAAGAACGGGATGTTGGTGCCACACCAGAGATTGCCTCATGGGATCATGCAATTCCAAAGGAAATCCTGGACACGACAACCACAACTCAAGAAGTCTCTTCCGACAGCATTACAGTCTGGATTGAtccacttgatgccacccaggaATATACAG AAAAGCTTTTACATTATGTCACCACTATGGTGTGCGTAGCCGTGAATGGAAAACCAGTGATTGGAGTAATTCATAAGCCATTTGCTGATTTTACAG CATGGGCAATGGTACATGGCGGATCAAATGTGAGCATGCGTAAATCATACAATGAGAAGAATCTCAAAATTATAATTTCCCGGTCACATACAGGCACAGGGAAAGCATTTGCCCAAAAAGCATTTGGAAATGACAGTGACATTAGAGAAGCCGGAGGGGCAG GTTATAAAGTGCTATCTCTGCTGGATATACCTGATGATAAACAGCCTGACCATGCTGATGTGTACCTTCATGTAACTAATATCAAGAAGTGGGACATCTGTGCTGGCAATGCCCTTTTGGAAGCACTTGGTGGTCAAATGACTACTCTCCAAGGAAAGGCTATTGATTATACTGATACTGAGTTGAATGAAGGTGGAATTGTTGCTAGTATTGGTGTCGCCCACAAAATGCTGCTTGAGAAGTTGCCAGATTTGAAATCCTTTAAAGCTTAG